ttttttttaaacataaaaatggtggggaagaggggaaaaaaaaaataaatcactgtccAACACAGACATGCAAAGAAGGCTGATGAGCGGCTTTTAGATGAAGTGAAGCAAAAACCGAAAATGCACAAAAGAACCATATTACTATTCGGTTTGTATTCACTATCTATAAAGCGTAAGTGTCAAAGACCCTCTAATAGCCACAACAATGAAATCATCTCCTtcttctgcaagaaaaacatACCAAGATATGATGAACTACTTAAGTAAAGCCCCAGGTTTGATGGCACCGAACTGTCCTGCTTCTTGATGAGTTTCTGAATACCCCATCTCCAGACTGCCAGGACCGCGGCTCGTCTCCTGGGAAGCAGTTGCCACTTATAATCCATGCACAGCCAGCTCCTAGAACAGCCTTTTTAATCCTTTACTCTTGGTCACACCACACCAACAACAGAGTCAAAGTCACAAGATATGGCTAAGTGGAATGAATGGACGGGCAGATTTgccaggaagcagagacaggaaggggaaggagataAAAAATGAAGCATGCAATAAAGATACCATCAGGATTGCCCTCTAAGTCGAGGTTCCTTACCTCATATAGGATGTTGGAGACAGAGACTTTGGTTTGGCCCACTGGTAGGGATGCTGCGGCACAGACAGGTACTGCTCACAGAAGTTTCCTTTCCTGATGTGCTGAAAGCTGGAGAAGTCTTCTGGTGACAAATCGGCAGTTGGCGATATGGTCCCATGATCCTCGCCAGCCGGTTCAGTTTTGAGAGTCATGGACGGCGTGTGGTCGATGGCGGTCTTCCTCGACTTGATGGGAATCCCGTCATTCATGTCAATGGTGCTGTCGGTGGTGAGGGCGTTGATGGCGGCAACGATGGCAGAGCTGGTGTACTGGTTGGTGTTCCCCAGCCATGTCTCATCCGTGACGCTCACCCGTGGTGAGTTCTGCGGGGAAGGCGTTGGGGAGTGGTGCGGGGAGTAGGAGGTCTGCCGGCCATTGAGGCTGTACTTTCTCTTGTTGCAAGGGGACGGAGGCCTGGAATTGCGAGCCCCCAGCCAGTTCTCCTCTGTGATGCTGGTCCTGGGAGACGTCGACGGAGAGTGCCTTGGGGAACTGAGCAAGGTGCAGGCCACCATGCTGCGCTGGTAGCCCTCCTCTGTGTCAGTGGTCTTCGGAGAGACACACGGGGACTGCCACGGAGAGGTCTGGGGTGAAGTATATGGATACGAGTAGTTGGACTCGTAGGAAGACGCTTCGGAGTTGCAGCTTCTGGAAGACAAGCTACTTGCTGGACTCAGGCAAGACGGGTCTCTGTACGCCTCAATGTTCGGCAAGTTCAAAGTGGCAGTGGAAGGCGACCGCTTGGCATTCGGGATGGCCTCCTCAACCTCATCGTGGAAAAACTGGTTGTTGTTATGGTGAAGTCCCATGTAAGAAGTGATCTCAATTCTAGGGCTCTCTAGCGCTGGAGCTCCATTAGGTCTGATGTTCGGTGGCAGGTAATAGTCAGAGGCCCCACTGTCCATGTGTCCTCCATATCCAGAAGGATGGTTTGTCGATGGGACAACGGAAATGACGGGATTTGATGTCTGAAGGCCATGACATGGAGTTGACAATGAGGAATGTGCCACATTTAGAGGCATGACAGCATTTACGTTTGAAGATGTGTAATTATagtgttctggaaaaaaacaaacaaacaaacaagaatgaTACGAGGTGCTGCACAAATAAAGTCACTTAGTAACCAGCTGTATACTTATACTTAGTATATCCAGCTGGAACGGAGCGACATGgtacaacacaaaaaaacacagcTCTCCTTAACAATCCAGCCCACAGGCATGCCATGCTAGGGGAGAAGCTACAGACTAGCTTCTTTGAAAATGGCACTAATTGAACCGTACAAGACAAGCATCTTGGAAGGATGCACATGGACTGAGTTTGTCTCAAGGACACTCTCCTTATGTGAAACTTCAG
This sequence is a window from Lathamus discolor isolate bLatDis1 chromosome 2, bLatDis1.hap1, whole genome shotgun sequence. Protein-coding genes within it:
- the NFATC1 gene encoding nuclear factor of activated T-cells, cytoplasmic 1 isoform X7: MPSAAPPAAAAPPSRDPGSGRERQAAAPQRGARQLGGTMKAAEEEHYNYTSSNVNAVMPLNVAHSSLSTPCHGLQTSNPVISVVPSTNHPSGYGGHMDSGASDYYLPPNIRPNGAPALESPRIEITSYMGLHHNNNQFFHDEVEEAIPNAKRSPSTATLNLPNIEAYRDPSCLSPASSLSSRSCNSEASSYESNYSYPYTSPQTSPWQSPCVSPKTTDTEEGYQRSMVACTLLSSPRHSPSTSPRTSITEENWLGARNSRPPSPCNKRKYSLNGRQTSYSPHHSPTPSPQNSPRVSVTDETWLGNTNQYTSSAIVAAINALTTDSTIDMNDGIPIKSRKTAIDHTPSMTLKTEPAGEDHGTISPTADLSPEDFSSFQHIRKGNFCEQYLSVPQHPYQWAKPKSLSPTSYMSPSLPALDWQLPSHSGPYELRIEVQPKSHHRAHYETEGSRGAVKASAGGHPIVQLHGYLESEPLTLQLFIGTADDRLLRPHAFYQVHRITGKTVSTTSHETILSNTKVLEIPLLPENNMRAIIDCAGILKLRNSDIELRKGETDIGRKNTRVRLVFRVHIPQANGRTLSLQVASNPIECSQRSAQELPLVEKQSTDSFPVIGGKKMILTGHNFLQDSKVIFVEKAPDGHHVWEMEAKTDKEMCKPNSLVVEIPPFRNQRITSPVQVNFYVCNGKRKRSQYQLFTYLPANGENSQWIQGHMDSFVPSPVDGPIASLWSTAL
- the NFATC1 gene encoding nuclear factor of activated T-cells, cytoplasmic 1 isoform X9, producing the protein MPSAAPPAAAAPPSRDPGSGRERQAAAPQRGARQLGGTMKAAEEEHYNYTSSNVNAVMPLNVAHSSLSTPCHGLQTSNPVISVVPSTNHPSGYGGHMDSGASDYYLPPNIRPNGAPALESPRIEITSYMGLHHNNNQFFHDEVEEAIPNAKRSPSTATLNLPNIEAYRDPSCLSPASSLSSRSCNSEASSYESNYSYPYTSPQTSPWQSPCVSPKTTDTEEGYQRSMVACTLLSSPRHSPSTSPRTSITEENWLGARNSRPPSPCNKRKYSLNGRQTSYSPHHSPTPSPQNSPRVSVTDETWLGNTNQYTSSAIVAAINALTTDSTIDMNDGIPIKSRKTAIDHTPSMTLKTEPAGEDHGTISPTADLSPEDFSSFQHIRKGNFCEQYLSVPQHPYQWAKPKSLSPTSYMSPSLPALDWQLPSHSGPYELRIEVQPKSHHRAHYETEGSRGAVKASAGGHPIVQLHGYLESEPLTLQLFIGTADDRLLRPHAFYQVHRITGKTVSTTSHETILSNTKVLEIPLLPENNMRAIIDCAGILKLRNSDIELRKGETDIGRKNTRVRLVFRVHIPQANGRTLSLQVASNPIECSQRSAQELPLVEKQSTDSFPVIGGKKMILTGHNFLQDSKVIFVEKAPDGHHVWEMEAKTDKEMCKPNSLVVEIPPFRNQRITSPVQVNFYVCNGKRKRSQYQLFTYLPANG
- the NFATC1 gene encoding nuclear factor of activated T-cells, cytoplasmic 1 isoform X8; this encodes MPSAAPPAAAAPPSRDPGSGRERQAAAPQRGARQLGGTMKAAEEEHYNYTSSNVNAVMPLNVAHSSLSTPCHGLQTSNPVISVVPSTNHPSGYGGHMDSGASDYYLPPNIRPNGAPALESPRIEITSYMGLHHNNNQFFHDEVEEAIPNAKRSPSTATLNLPNIEAYRDPSCLSPASSLSSRSCNSEASSYESNYSYPYTSPQTSPWQSPCVSPKTTDTEEGYQRSMVACTLLSSPRHSPSTSPRTSITEENWLGARNSRPPSPCNKRKYSLNGRQTSYSPHHSPTPSPQNSPRVSVTDETWLGNTNQYTSSAIVAAINALTTDSTIDMNDGIPIKSRKTAIDHTPSMTLKTEPAGEDHGTISPTADLSPEDFSSFQHIRKGNFCEQYLSVPQHPYQWAKPKSLSPTSYMSPSLPALDWQLPSHSGPYELRIEVQPKSHHRAHYETEGSRGAVKASAGGHPIVQLHGYLESEPLTLQLFIGTADDRLLRPHAFYQVHRITGKTVSTTSHETILSNTKVLEIPLLPENNMRAIIDCAGILKLRNSDIELRKGETDIGRKNTRVRLVFRVHIPQANGRTLSLQVASNPIECSQRSAQELPLVEKQSTDSFPVIGGKKMILTGHNFLQDSKVIFVEKAPDGHHVWEMEAKTDKEMCKPNSLVVEIPPFRNQRITSPVQVNFYVCNGKRKRSQYQLFTYLPANVNEIIRNDLSSTNVHS